The DNA sequence GGAAAATATTATATGTACTTCGGAGGGATCTGGGGCGGACAATTACAGCGATACAGAGATAATAAAGTGCTTGAATCTGCTGTAATTCCAGAAAATGATGAACCAGCAATCCATTCAAAAGTGGCACTGCTGAGCGATGATATGCTTCAATTTGCGGAAGCTCCTAAAGACATTGTCATCATTGATGAAAACGGAAAGCCTCTGCTTCATGGTGATAAGCACCGCTTTTTTGAAGCATCATGGATGCATCAGTATAATGGTAAGTACTATTTTTCATATTCTACAGGAGACACTCACCTGATTTGCTATGCGACCGGGGATAATCCTTACGGTCCGTTTACTTTTCAGGGTGAAATTCTTACTCCAGTGGTAGGATGGACAACCCATCACAGCATCGTAGAATTCAAAGGAAAATGGTATCTGTTTTTCCATGATTCTGTTCCGAGTGGCGGTAAAACATGGCTGAGAAGCATGAAGGTTGTTGAACTGGAATACGATCACGAAGGTAAAATCAAGACGATTGAAGGTCTGGAAGACCGATCATAGTCATCTTTAATTAATTTAAAATTTTTCAATGCGATATCTGAGACTCAACTTACTATTTTTTCTGGTATTTCCTTTGCTGGTTTTCGCGGAGGACGGAAGTCAGCTCTGGCTTCGGTTTCCTGCAAAAAACGGAATATCGGCAGATAAAATTATTTCCAAAGGCAGCAGTCCAACCCTGAATATTGTCAGAAAAGAGCTTAGCAGACACTGGCAGGGACAGGCGGTGGAACTTCGTACAGAAAACAAAGACAAAAACCTTAAAGACGGTTACAGGATTGTTTCCACCCCTGAAAAAATCGTTATTTCTGCAGGGAAAGAAATAGGATTGTTGTACGGTGTCTATCATATCTTACGATTGCAGCAGACAAAGGCAGATCTGTCTCATTTAAATACTGTTGAAAAACCATCATACGATGTAAGGGTTCTGGACCATTGGGATAATCTGGATGGAAGTATTGAAAGAGGATATGCCGGAAGATCACTCTGGAAATGGGAAGATTTACCGGGGAGAATTTCTCCACGCTATGAAGAATATGCAAGAGCGAACGCTTCAATAGGAATCAATTCCGTTGTTTTGAATAATGTGAACGCATCTCCCAATATGCTTAGGGAAGACTATCTTAAAAAAGTAAAGGTTCTGGCTGATATTTTCAGGCCTTATGGGATTAAGGTATATCTTTCCGTGAATTTTGCTTCACCTAAAGTGCTGGGCGGATTACAAAATTCAGATCCACTGAATAAAGACGTGCAAAAGTGGTGGAAAGATAAAGCAGCTGAAATTTACAGATTGATTCCTGATTTCGGCGGGTTTTTGGTGAAAGCCAATTCCGAAGGACAGCCTGGCCCTCAGGATTACGGAAGAACGCATGCAGACGGAGCCAATATGATGGCCGATGCTCTGAAACCTTACAGTGGAATCGTGATGTGGAGAGCATTTGTCTACAGTCCGAGCAAAGACGACAGAGCCAAACAGGCTTATCTGGAATTTGTTCCTCTGGATGGGAAATTCAGGGATAATGTCATTATTCAGATCAAAAACGGTCCGGTTGATTTTCAGCCCCGCGAAGCTTTTAATCCGCTTTTCGGAGCATTAAGAAAAACTTCTGAAATGGTAGAATTTCAGATCACCCAGGAATATCTGGGCTTTTCAAATCATCTGGTTTTTCTGGCTCCATTATTCAAGGAAACACTGGATAGTGACACCTATTCTGACGGCCAGGGCTCCACGATTGCTAAAATAACAGACGGTACTTTAAGACCTTCAAAAATTACAGCTATTTCAGCCGTTGCCAATATTGGAGAAGATACCAACTGGACGGGACATCATTTTGCACAGGCTAACTGGTATGCATTCGGGAGATTAGCATGGAACCATCAGCTGAGTTCAGAGCAGATTGCCGATGAATGGATTAAAATGACCTTCACAGACGATCAGAAATTCCTGGATCCGGTAAAGGAAGTCATGCTTTCTTCCAGGGAAACTGCTGTGGATTATATGATGCCTTTGGGACTTCACCATATCTTTGCGGGAGGACATCATTATGGTCCTGAGCCATGGGGAGATTATAAAGGCGGAAGACCGGACTGGTCTCCTGTCTATTACCATCAGGCTGATGCTCAGGGATTGGGCTTTAACAGAACAAAAACAGGAAGTAACGCGGTTTCACAATATTTTTCACCATTGAATGAAAGATATGGGAATATCTCAACCTGCCCGGAAAATCTTATTCTATGGTTTCATCATGTTCCGTGGGATTATCCAATGAAAGACGGGAAAACCCTGTGGGATGAGCTGTGCTATACGTATGATTCCGGGGTAAAAAAGGTAAGGGATTATCAGAAAATCTGGGATAAAATGGAACCTTATATAGACAAACAGAGGTTTGCAGATGTTCAGTCAAAGCTCAGAATTCAGTCAAAAGATGCGATATGGTGGAAAGATGCCTGTCTGCTTTACTTTCAGACTTTTTCCAAAAAG is a window from the Chryseobacterium indologenes genome containing:
- a CDS encoding glycoside hydrolase family 43 protein — its product is MKKSKYLFPEDYMADPSVHVFEDKIYIYPSHDRESGIEENDNGDHFDMNDYHVFSMDDVDGGEIKDHGVVLSVKDIPWAGRQLWDCDVAFKDGKYYMYFPLKDQNDIFRIGVAVSDKPYGPFIPEEHPMMGSYSIDPCIFEDKGKYYMYFGGIWGGQLQRYRDNKVLESAVIPENDEPAIHSKVALLSDDMLQFAEAPKDIVIIDENGKPLLHGDKHRFFEASWMHQYNGKYYFSYSTGDTHLICYATGDNPYGPFTFQGEILTPVVGWTTHHSIVEFKGKWYLFFHDSVPSGGKTWLRSMKVVELEYDHEGKIKTIEGLEDRS
- a CDS encoding alpha-glucuronidase; translation: MRYLRLNLLFFLVFPLLVFAEDGSQLWLRFPAKNGISADKIISKGSSPTLNIVRKELSRHWQGQAVELRTENKDKNLKDGYRIVSTPEKIVISAGKEIGLLYGVYHILRLQQTKADLSHLNTVEKPSYDVRVLDHWDNLDGSIERGYAGRSLWKWEDLPGRISPRYEEYARANASIGINSVVLNNVNASPNMLREDYLKKVKVLADIFRPYGIKVYLSVNFASPKVLGGLQNSDPLNKDVQKWWKDKAAEIYRLIPDFGGFLVKANSEGQPGPQDYGRTHADGANMMADALKPYSGIVMWRAFVYSPSKDDRAKQAYLEFVPLDGKFRDNVIIQIKNGPVDFQPREAFNPLFGALRKTSEMVEFQITQEYLGFSNHLVFLAPLFKETLDSDTYSDGQGSTIAKITDGTLRPSKITAISAVANIGEDTNWTGHHFAQANWYAFGRLAWNHQLSSEQIADEWIKMTFTDDQKFLDPVKEVMLSSRETAVDYMMPLGLHHIFAGGHHYGPEPWGDYKGGRPDWSPVYYHQADAQGLGFNRTKTGSNAVSQYFSPLNERYGNISTCPENLILWFHHVPWDYPMKDGKTLWDELCYTYDSGVKKVRDYQKIWDKMEPYIDKQRFADVQSKLRIQSKDAIWWKDACLLYFQTFSKKPIPYDIERPVHELEDLKKIKLDMGHHN